The proteins below are encoded in one region of Pongo pygmaeus isolate AG05252 chromosome 20, NHGRI_mPonPyg2-v2.0_pri, whole genome shotgun sequence:
- the ZNRF4 gene encoding E3 ubiquitin-protein ligase ZNRF4 yields MPRATRVTVAASLPLNHAVIPTQLPSHPGHRPPGRPRRCPKASGLPSPVGPSSTQPAKRVTMGWPRPGRALLAVKSLLVLSLLQVPAQAVVRAMLEDNSSSVDFADLPALFGVPLAPEGIRGYLMEVKPANACHPIEAPRLGNRSLGAIALIRRYDCTFDLKVLNAQRAGFEAAIVHNVHSDDLVSMTHVYEDLRGQIAIPSVFVGEAASQDLRVILGCDKSAHVLLLPDDPPCHDLDCHPVLTVSWALGCTLALVISTFFVLNCLWLWAQACCSRRRPVKTSTCQKAQVRTFTRRNDLCAICLDEYEEGDQLKILPCSHTYHCKCIDPWFSQAPRRSCPVCKQSVAGTEDSFDSTTDSFRDEDPSLPGHQPPIWAIQARLRSRRLELLGRASPHCHCSTTSLEAEDTTVSPVPPEAPGQ; encoded by the coding sequence ATGCCTAGGGCCACCAGGGTCACGGTGGCTGCGTCACTGCCTCTGAACCACGCGGTCATTCCAACTCAACTGCCTTCGCATCCTGGCCACAGGCCCCCTGGGAGGCCCCGGAGATGCCCAAAGGCCTCAGGCCTGCCATCTCCAGTGGGACCTAGCAGCACACAGCCAGCAAAGCGGGTGACCATGGGGTGGCCACGGCCGGGCCGAGCCCTGCTGGCGGTCAAATCCTTGCTGGTCTTGTCGCTGCTCCAGGTGCCCGCGCAGGCGGTGGTACGGGCCATGCTAGAAGACAACTCGAGCTCGGTGGACTTCGCGGATCTGCCGGCGCTGTTCGGCGTCCCCCTGGCCCCCGAGGGCATACGCGGCTACCTGATGGAGGTCAAGCCAGCCAACGCGTGCCATCCCATCGAGGCCCCGCGACTGGGCAACCGCTCTCTGGGCGCCATCGCGCTGATCCGCCGCTACGACTGCACCTTTGACCTCAAGGTGCTGAACGCCCAGCGCGCCGGCTTCGAGGCGGCCATCGTGCACAACGTCCACTCCGACGACCTCGTGAGCATGACCCACGTCTACGAGGACCTGAGGGGCCAGATCGCCATCCCCTCGGTGTTCGTGGGCGAGGCCGCCTCGCAGGACCTGCGGGTCATCCTGGGCTGCGACAAGTCGGCCCACGTGCTGCTGCTGCCCGACGACCCGCCGTGCCACGACCTGGACTGTCACCCCGTGCTGACCGTGTCCTGGGCACTGGGCTGTACCCTGGCCCTGGTCATATCAACCTTCTTCGTCCTGAACTGCCTGTGGCTCTGGGCCCAGGCCTGCTGCAGCCGCAGACGGCCGGTGAAGACGTCTACCTGCCAGAAGGCCCAGGTCCGCACCTTCACGCGGCGCAACGACCTGTGTGCCATCTGCCTGGATGAGTACGAGGAGGGCGACCAACTCAAGATCCTGCCCTGCTCCCACACTTACCACTGCAAATGCATTGACCCCTGGTTCTCCCAAGCCCCCCGGCGCTCCTGCCCCGTGTGCAAACAGTCGGTGGCCGGCACAGAAGACAGCTTTGACTCCACCACCGACAGCTTCAGGGACGAGGACCCCTCCCTACCTGGCCACCAGCCCCCCATCTGGGCCATTCAAGCCCGGCTACGCTCCCGGAGGCTGGAGCTGCTGGGCCGTGCCAGTCCCCACTGCCACTGCAGCACCACGTCCCTGGAGGCAGAGGATACCACTGTCTCCCCAGTCCCTCCTGAGGCCCCTGGTCAGTAA